TCAACGAGCGCGGCGAAACGTCAATGGATGGTGTATTTGCAGCCGGTGATGTAACCACTTCACCATACAAACAAATCGTTATCGCTATGGGTAACGGCGCCAATGCTAGCTTAGCAGCGTTTGATTACTTGATTCGCCAGGTCGATGAAAAAGGCGAAGAATCAGTTGAAAAAGTGGCTTAGTTTCATTTAAAAGCCAAATACGGCGTTATCGCCTACATTGAGAAAAGTTAAAAAGCAGCCTCGGCTGCTTTTTTTGTTTTTTGCGCTATAATCGGCGAAATAGTTATTGCTAACAGCGGTTTATGTCTGCCTTTTGAAAAACTTCCTGTACGGGTAAACCAGTGGTATTGTGCCAAACAATGGCAAAACAGATACAGCCTCTATTAGATAGCAGAGTGAGTAACGTAGACGAATGCTTAGTGTTGCAGAATTCATGACTCGCGATGTCATCAAAATTAACCTTGATGAGCGCCTGAACAAAGTTAAAGAGATCTTTGATCAATATAAGTTCCATCACTTACTTGTGGTTGATAACAACAATGCGCTATGTGGTGTACTCTCGGATCGCGACTTATTCAGAGCACTGAGTCCTAATGTTGGCCTTGCTTCTGAAACCGCAAGAGACGCG
This Thalassotalea euphylliae DNA region includes the following protein-coding sequences:
- a CDS encoding CBS domain-containing protein — its product is MLSVAEFMTRDVIKINLDERLNKVKEIFDQYKFHHLLVVDNNNALCGVLSDRDLFRALSPNVGLASETARDAATLNKRVHQIAARNPVCLPTSASITDVVKQLHEHQVTCMPIVDEIKRPVGIVTTKDIIRLLHDKIEPSNTNL